The stretch of DNA GTGAATAAAAACACAGCGACAACGTTCCTTAGAATGTTCCCTGGGAAGCCGTCGCCCGATCAGCGAGGCACAAAGGATATACAACCTCGCGCCCGCCCGAGCATTCGTTTCACACTTTTTCACACAGCACCTACACAGCTTCACAGCGGTCCTGGCGGCATGCCCTTAGCATGCCGCAGTCATCATTGGGGTATCAGCATGTCGAAAAACCTGTTTGCGCCGTTCTGCCTGTTGTTGCTGGCAGCCGCGCTGAGCGCTTGCGACCAGGCCTCCACCGCCGAAGAACAGGCGCCGTTGGCCAAGGTCCGGATCGAAACCGTCGAGACTCGCCCGCTGTCGATCAGCAGCGAACTGAGCGGGCGCATCGCCGCGCCGCGTATCGCCGAGGTGCGCGCACGGGTGGCTGGGGTGGTGCTGCAACGGACCTTCCGCGAAGGCACCGACGTCAAGCAGGGCGACGTGCTGTTTCGCATCGATCCGGCACCGTTCAAGGCCGACCTCGACAGCGCCCTGGCCAGCCTGCGCAAGGCCGAGGCCAACGCTTTCCAGGCCCGCTTGCAGGAGCAGCGCTACGCCCAGTTGATCGCAGACCAAGCCATCAGCGCCCAGGAATACGACAACGCCCGGGCCAACGCGCGCCAGACCGCCGCCGACGTAGCCGCCAACCAGGCCGCCGTGCAGCGCGCCCGGCTGAACCTGGGCTATGCCACCGTCACCGCGCCGATTTCCGGGCGCGTCGGCCGCGCCCTGGTCACCGAAGGCGCACTGGTGGGCCAGAACGAAACCACGCCGCTGGCGCTGATCCAGCAACTGGACCCGATCCACGCCGACCTCACCCAGTCGACCCGCGAGCTCAACGACCTGCGCCGCGCCTTCCGCGCCGGCCAGTTGCAGCAGGTCGGCCAGGACCAGGCCAAGGCCACGCTGATCCAGGACGACGGCAGCCTCTACCCGCTGCCGGGCAAGCTGCTGTTCGCCGACCTCAGCGTCGACCCGAGCACCGGCCAGATCATCCTGCGCAGCGAGTTCCCCAACCCGGACCTCGACCTGCTGCCCGGCAGCTTCATTCGCGTACGCCTGGAGCAGGCGGTGAACCGCCAGGGCATCAGCGTGCCGCAGCGGGCCATCCAGCGCGACAGCGCCGGCATCGCCCAGGTGCTGCTGGTGGATGCCGAGCAGCGGGTGGTGCAGCGTCCGGTGCAACTGGGCGCCGTGCAACAGGACCGCTGGATCGTCAGCGACGGCCTCAAGGCCGGCGACCGTATCGTCGTCGAGGGCCTGCAGCACGCCCGTCCGGGCGAAAAGGTGCAGATCGACGACAGCCCTCTTCCCCTTGCCCAGACCACTGGACAGTAGGTAGGAACCCTCATGCCGCAATTCTTTATCGACCGTCCGGTGTTCGCCTGGGTGGTCGCCCTGTTTATCCTGCTGGCCGGCGCCCTTTCCATCCCGCAGTTGCCAGTGGCGCAGTACCCCAACGTCGCCCCGCCGAGCATCGAGATCTACGCCGTGTACCCGGGCGCCTCGGCGCAGACCGTGGACGAAAGCGTGGTCAGCCTGATCGAGGAAGAACTCAACGGCGCCGACCACCTGCTGTACTTCTCGTCCCAGAGCAGCCTGGGCAGCGCCACCATCACCGCGACCTTCCAGCCGGGCACCAACCCGGAAATGGCCCAGGTCGACGTGCAGAACCGCCTCAAGGTGGTCGAGCCGCGCCTGCCGCAGGCGGTGACCCAACAGGGCCTGCAGGTGGAAAAAGTCTCGGCCGGCTTCCTGCTGCTGATCACCCTCACCTCCAGCGACGGCAAGCTCGACGACACCGCGCTCAGCGACTATCTGGCGCGTAACGTGATGAACGAGATCCGCCGCCTGGACGGGGTCGGCAAGGCCCAGCTGTACGGCGCCGAGCGCGCCATGCGGGTGTGGATCGACCCGCAGAAGCTGATCGGCTTCAACCTGACCCCGGCCGACGTCAACGCGGCGATCGTCGCGCAGAACGCCCAGGTCTCGGCCGGCAGCATCGGCGACCTGCCGAGCCGCTCGAGCCAGGAAATCACCGCCACGGTACTGGTCAAGGGCCAGCTGTCGACCCCGCAAGAGTTCGCCGATATCGTCCTGCGGGCCAATCCGGACGGCTCCACCGTGCGCATAGGCGACGTCGCCCGGGTGGAAGTCGGCAGCCAGGAATACCAGTTCTCCACCCGCCTCAACGGCAAGCCTTCCACTGCGGTCGGCGTGCAGCTGTCGCCGGGGGCCAACGCCCTGAGCACCGCGACCCTGATCCGGGCGAAGATGGACGAGCTGTCGCGCTACTTCCCGGCCGGCGTGGAATACAAGATCCCCTACGACACCTCGCCCTTCGTCAAGGTCTCGATCACCAAGGTGGTCTACACCCTGGGCGAAGCCATGTTGCTGGTGTTCGCGGTGATGTTCCTGTTCCTGCAGAACATCCGCTATACGCTGATCCCGACCCTGGTGGTGCCGGTGGCACTGATGGGCACCTTCGCCACCATGCTGGCGCTGGGTTTCTCGATCAACGTGCTGACCATGTTCGGCATGGTCCTGGCCATCGGCATCCTGGTGGACGACGCCATTGTGGTGGTGGAGAACGTCGAACGGATCATGGCCAGCGAGGGCCTGTCGCCCAGGGAGGCGACGCGCAAGGCGATGCAACAGATCACCGGCGCCATCGTCGGCATCACCCTGGTACTGGTGGCGGTGTTCCTGCCGATGGCCTTCATGCCGGGTTCGGTGGGCGTCATCTACCAGCAGTTCTCGCTGTCGATGGCCACCTCGATCCTGTTCTCGGCCTTCCTCGCCCTGACCCTGACCCCGGCCCTGTGCGCCACCCTGCTCAAGCCGATCGCCAAGGGCGAGCACCATGAAAAAGGCGGCTTCTTCGGCTGGTTCAACCGGCGCTTCGAAAACCTCAGCGACGGCTACCAGCGCTGGGTCGCCTACGCGCTGAAACGCTGCGGCCGCTACCTGCTGGTGTACGGCGTGCTGCTGGTGGGCCTGGGGCTGCTGTTCAGCCGCCTGCCCTCTTCGTTCCTGCCGGTGGAAGACCAGGGCTACACCATCACCGACATCCAGCTGCCACCGGGCGCGAGCAAGAACCGCACGATCCAGGTGGTGGAACAGATCGAGGCGCACAACGCCAGCGAGCCGGGAGTCGGCGACAGCACGGTGATTCTCGGCTTCAGCTTCTCCGGCAGCGGGCAGAACGCCGCGCTGACCTTCACCACCCTCAAGGACTGGTCGCAGCGCGGCAGCGACGACTCGGCGCAATCCATCGCCGACCGGGCCAACGCCGCCTTCAGTGAAATCAAGGACGCGGTGTCCTACGCCGTGTTGCCACCGCCGGTGGACGGCCTGGGCACCTCCAGCGGCTTCGAGTTCCGCCTGCAGGACCGCGGCGGCCTCGGCCATGCCGCGCTGATGCAGGCCCGCACCGACTTGCTGGCCGCCGCGGAAAAGAGCCCGATCCTCGTCAACGTGCGCGAAAGCGCCCTGGCCGAGGCGCCGCAGGTGCACCTGGAAGTCGACCGCAAGCAGGCCAATGCCCTGGGCGTGTCCTTTGCCGACATCGGCAATGTGCTGTCCACCGCGGTCGGTTCCAGCTACATCAACGACTTCCCCAACCAGGGACGGATGCAGCGAGTGGTGGTCCAGGCCGAGGGCGATCGACGCAGCCAGGTGGAAGACCTGCTGAAGATCAACGTGCGCAACAACCTCGGCAAGATGGTGCCGCTGTCGGCCTTTGCCCAGGCGCGCTGGACCCAGGGCCCGACCCAGT from Pseudomonas chlororaphis subsp. chlororaphis encodes:
- a CDS encoding efflux RND transporter periplasmic adaptor subunit encodes the protein MSKNLFAPFCLLLLAAALSACDQASTAEEQAPLAKVRIETVETRPLSISSELSGRIAAPRIAEVRARVAGVVLQRTFREGTDVKQGDVLFRIDPAPFKADLDSALASLRKAEANAFQARLQEQRYAQLIADQAISAQEYDNARANARQTAADVAANQAAVQRARLNLGYATVTAPISGRVGRALVTEGALVGQNETTPLALIQQLDPIHADLTQSTRELNDLRRAFRAGQLQQVGQDQAKATLIQDDGSLYPLPGKLLFADLSVDPSTGQIILRSEFPNPDLDLLPGSFIRVRLEQAVNRQGISVPQRAIQRDSAGIAQVLLVDAEQRVVQRPVQLGAVQQDRWIVSDGLKAGDRIVVEGLQHARPGEKVQIDDSPLPLAQTTGQ
- a CDS encoding efflux RND transporter permease subunit; amino-acid sequence: MPQFFIDRPVFAWVVALFILLAGALSIPQLPVAQYPNVAPPSIEIYAVYPGASAQTVDESVVSLIEEELNGADHLLYFSSQSSLGSATITATFQPGTNPEMAQVDVQNRLKVVEPRLPQAVTQQGLQVEKVSAGFLLLITLTSSDGKLDDTALSDYLARNVMNEIRRLDGVGKAQLYGAERAMRVWIDPQKLIGFNLTPADVNAAIVAQNAQVSAGSIGDLPSRSSQEITATVLVKGQLSTPQEFADIVLRANPDGSTVRIGDVARVEVGSQEYQFSTRLNGKPSTAVGVQLSPGANALSTATLIRAKMDELSRYFPAGVEYKIPYDTSPFVKVSITKVVYTLGEAMLLVFAVMFLFLQNIRYTLIPTLVVPVALMGTFATMLALGFSINVLTMFGMVLAIGILVDDAIVVVENVERIMASEGLSPREATRKAMQQITGAIVGITLVLVAVFLPMAFMPGSVGVIYQQFSLSMATSILFSAFLALTLTPALCATLLKPIAKGEHHEKGGFFGWFNRRFENLSDGYQRWVAYALKRCGRYLLVYGVLLVGLGLLFSRLPSSFLPVEDQGYTITDIQLPPGASKNRTIQVVEQIEAHNASEPGVGDSTVILGFSFSGSGQNAALTFTTLKDWSQRGSDDSAQSIADRANAAFSEIKDAVSYAVLPPPVDGLGTSSGFEFRLQDRGGLGHAALMQARTDLLAAAEKSPILVNVRESALAEAPQVHLEVDRKQANALGVSFADIGNVLSTAVGSSYINDFPNQGRMQRVVVQAEGDRRSQVEDLLKINVRNNLGKMVPLSAFAQARWTQGPTQLTRYNGYPAISISGEPSAGHSTGEAMAEIERLVSQLPTGLGQEWTGLSLQERLSGSQAPLLLGLSLLIVFLCLAALYESWSIPTSVLLVVPLGVLGAVLAVTLRGMPNDVFFKVGLITIIGLSAKNAILIIEFAKSLYDEGHDLVDATVQAARLRLRPIVMTSLAFILGVVPLAIASGASSASQQAIGTGVIGGMITATLAVVFVPVFFVVVMRLVRRNGKQAVSVTAPGAAE